In Deinococcus sp. QL22, the following are encoded in one genomic region:
- a CDS encoding transposase codes for MGKQRKTWTTDVKEAMVLSVLRGELGVAEAARQHDVHESLIHSWKAQFLEAGRARLAGDRPDQGVSMLERENDRLKRIVAEKELELDIARKVRRL; via the coding sequence ATGGGGAAACAACGGAAAACCTGGACGACCGACGTCAAAGAAGCCATGGTCCTGAGCGTCTTGCGTGGAGAGTTGGGCGTGGCGGAAGCGGCCCGACAGCATGATGTCCATGAAAGCCTGATCCACAGTTGGAAAGCTCAATTCTTGGAGGCGGGCCGTGCCCGCCTCGCGGGAGATCGTCCGGATCAAGGTGTGAGTATGTTAGAGCGGGAGAACGACCGACTGAAGCGCATTGTGGCGGAGAAGGAATTGGAGCTTGATATTGCGCGAAAAGTGCGGCGGCTCTGA
- a CDS encoding IS110 family transposase produces MIILGLDPHPTTHTAVALDSRGLGLDSLSVQNDAEGLNQLCAWSARFELHCWAIEGAGNRYVAPLLALLFANDQSVSHIHPSLTRQYRARRGKKKNDLVDAENVARVLLANPQLPPDQLSEQRTRLQELSRTRDKLAQQRKANQMMLEALPDTMAASLSTALQAVLTSLEAAWKEREHAMATLVAQVAPTLLTLQGIGVVLAGTVLAEMGDIQRFENVHHFASDCGAAPVERGSGKNTRWCVNVGGHRQLNPVLHLMALTRRRCDERTKTFVAKKEQEGKTKRAALRALKTHLARELYRTLHACHLGSPIPAPS; encoded by the coding sequence ATGATCATTCTTGGACTTGATCCCCACCCCACGACCCATACCGCCGTCGCTCTCGATTCGCGTGGACTGGGACTGGACAGCCTGAGCGTCCAGAACGACGCCGAAGGCCTGAATCAGTTGTGTGCTTGGTCTGCTCGTTTTGAACTGCACTGCTGGGCCATTGAAGGTGCAGGCAACCGGTACGTGGCTCCCCTGCTGGCCCTGCTCTTTGCCAATGATCAGTCGGTGTCTCACATCCACCCCAGCCTGACCCGTCAGTACCGTGCGCGTCGCGGCAAGAAAAAGAACGACCTGGTCGATGCCGAGAACGTCGCTCGGGTGCTGCTGGCCAACCCGCAACTCCCGCCCGACCAGCTCAGCGAGCAGCGTACCCGGTTGCAGGAATTGTCCCGCACGCGGGACAAGCTGGCTCAGCAGCGCAAAGCGAACCAGATGATGCTCGAAGCGCTCCCAGATACCATGGCTGCCTCGCTGAGCACCGCCCTGCAGGCGGTGCTGACTTCTCTCGAAGCAGCATGGAAAGAGCGGGAACACGCCATGGCGACCCTGGTCGCTCAAGTGGCCCCCACCCTGTTGACCTTGCAGGGGATCGGCGTGGTGCTGGCCGGCACCGTACTGGCCGAAATGGGTGACATCCAGCGGTTTGAAAACGTCCATCACTTTGCCAGTGACTGCGGCGCTGCCCCCGTGGAGCGGGGCAGCGGAAAGAACACACGCTGGTGCGTGAACGTCGGTGGCCACCGACAGCTCAACCCTGTGCTCCACCTGATGGCCTTGACCCGGCGACGCTGTGACGAACGCACCAAAACATTTGTGGCCAAGAAGGAGCAGGAGGGAAAAACAAAACGGGCGGCCCTTCGAGCACTCAAGACGCACCTGGCCCGCGAGCTGTACCGAACCTTGCACGCCTGTCACCTGGGCAGCCCCATCCCTGCCCCTTCATAG
- a CDS encoding integrase core domain-containing protein — MSLFPADLTYQVPVLRTGPKAAGYRSTRARLSLPDGVCWIYFVLDVLSRVVLASRVVRSLSMHLAKLTLDEAVAVLRAEGHPDTLLVQSDGGSDFTGEVFQQGCLKYGRWVRSKVSQPGGTGILERLNRTYKYQFAFRHDWQTMAEVRTAMPEFHRWYNHQRRHSALGYATPWSTLTSSANARNAA; from the coding sequence TTGAGTCTTTTCCCCGCCGACTTGACATACCAGGTTCCAGTCCTCAGGACTGGCCCGAAGGCCGCCGGGTACAGATCGACGCGGGCGCGCCTCTCCCTCCCGGACGGCGTCTGCTGGATCTACTTCGTGCTGGACGTTCTTTCACGGGTGGTCTTGGCCAGCCGGGTGGTGCGGAGCTTATCCATGCACCTCGCCAAGCTCACGCTTGACGAAGCGGTCGCTGTCCTGCGGGCCGAGGGCCACCCGGACACCCTCCTCGTGCAGAGTGACGGTGGCAGCGACTTCACGGGTGAGGTCTTTCAACAGGGCTGTTTGAAGTACGGCCGCTGGGTGCGCTCAAAAGTCTCCCAGCCCGGCGGCACCGGAATCTTGGAGAGACTCAACAGAACCTACAAATATCAATTTGCTTTCCGTCACGACTGGCAGACGATGGCTGAAGTTCGTACGGCCATGCCCGAGTTTCACCGCTGGTACAACCACCAGCGCCGTCACTCGGCGCTGGGCTACGCCACGCCTTGGTCTACACTCACCTCATCGGCGAACGCTCGCAACGCCGCTTGA
- a CDS encoding IS110 family transposase, producing the protein MPSLLEVQGIGPVVAEIVLGETGRIERFKNKCHCASDCGAAPVERGSGQTTRMQLNTGGNRRLNWALHIVAIVRLRQDERTKAFLAKLKAAGKNQRTSRRILRTHSARELFPVLRQAASATTTPALRINADAA; encoded by the coding sequence ATGCCGAGCTTGCTCGAGGTTCAAGGGATTGGGCCTGTCGTGGCAGAGATCGTGTTGGGTGAAACAGGGAGGATTGAGCGCTTCAAAAATAAATGTCATTGTGCGAGCGACTGCGGAGCCGCACCTGTTGAGCGGGGGAGCGGTCAGACCACTCGAATGCAGCTCAACACCGGTGGGAATCGGCGCCTCAACTGGGCGCTGCACATCGTGGCGATTGTGCGGTTGCGACAGGATGAGCGCACCAAAGCATTTCTCGCCAAACTGAAGGCTGCTGGCAAAAATCAACGGACTTCACGGCGCATTCTCAGAACCCATAGTGCACGGGAACTGTTTCCTGTATTGCGTCAAGCGGCGTCCGCGACGACGACTCCCGCGCTGAGAATCAACGCGGACGCCGCTTGA
- a CDS encoding transposase, protein MGWEKQGLYLRYLPPYAPFLNLIEEVWRKLKGLLMPRRCYNSVAELRAALLSGLKILQAKFI, encoded by the coding sequence GTGGGATGGGAGAAACAGGGCCTGTACCTTCGCTATCTTCCACCCTACGCGCCCTTTCTCAACCTCATTGAGGAGGTCTGGCGCAAGCTCAAGGGCCTCCTCATGCCTCGCCGCTGTTATAACTCGGTTGCTGAACTCCGTGCTGCACTTCTCAGCGGGCTAAAGATACTTCAAGCGAAGTTTATCTAG
- a CDS encoding IS110 family transposase: MLVLGIDVGKRELFVQLQDASGGWLGQRGPVANTPAGLQQLSHWISTFAPPEQVQVVMEATNVYWERCAHHFQALGCVVSVVNPAQIKYFARSVLRRGKTDAMDAELIARYGVVMHPGRWTPPSRALNDLKQLTRERLPVLVRRTQEHNYLQALQDAHYASETGVKLAQQRLDLVMEQLVEIEAAMHALIHADETLSQQLKLLLSVPGFAFVSAATMLAETVGFAQLETRREISAAAGLAPSPHQSGTKRGRGSISKTGNARLRRIAYLSALGEQGHTAECEPTIAICGIPASQPKWLWSRWDANS, translated from the coding sequence ATGTTGGTGCTGGGGATTGACGTCGGAAAACGAGAGCTCTTCGTTCAGCTGCAAGATGCCTCAGGAGGCTGGCTGGGTCAACGCGGCCCCGTGGCGAACACACCCGCCGGACTTCAACAGTTAAGCCATTGGATCTCGACGTTCGCGCCACCCGAGCAGGTTCAGGTCGTGATGGAGGCGACCAATGTCTACTGGGAGCGCTGTGCACATCATTTTCAAGCGCTCGGGTGTGTCGTGAGTGTGGTCAACCCAGCGCAGATCAAATATTTTGCGCGTTCTGTGCTGCGTCGGGGCAAAACCGACGCGATGGATGCGGAGCTGATCGCGCGGTATGGCGTCGTGATGCATCCGGGCCGCTGGACGCCACCCAGCAGAGCTTTAAACGATCTGAAGCAGCTCACTCGAGAACGGCTTCCCGTTCTCGTGCGCCGGACTCAGGAGCACAATTATCTGCAAGCGTTGCAAGACGCTCATTACGCTTCAGAGACCGGGGTGAAGCTGGCCCAGCAGCGGTTAGATCTCGTGATGGAGCAACTTGTGGAGATTGAAGCGGCGATGCATGCGCTGATTCATGCCGATGAAACATTGTCGCAGCAACTGAAGTTGCTGCTGAGTGTGCCGGGGTTTGCCTTCGTGTCTGCAGCAACGATGTTGGCGGAGACCGTGGGATTTGCCCAGCTCGAGACCAGGCGGGAGATTTCTGCGGCCGCAGGCCTGGCTCCCTCTCCACACCAGTCGGGAACCAAGCGTGGCCGAGGAAGTATTTCCAAAACCGGCAACGCCCGTTTGCGGCGGATCGCGTATCTCTCGGCCTTGGGGGAGCAAGGTCACACAGCCGAATGCGAACCTACTATCGCCATTTGCGGGATACCGGCAAGCCAGCCAAAGTGGCTTTGGTCGCGCTGGGACGCAAACTCTTGA
- a CDS encoding winged helix-turn-helix domain-containing protein, producing MREQRFWNAPLLCEALAQQFGVMIRPRALANYLQRLEYS from the coding sequence ATGCGAGAGCAGCGCTTCTGGAACGCTCCACTGCTGTGCGAGGCCCTCGCACAGCAGTTCGGGGTCATGATTCGACCTCGTGCATTGGCCAATTACCTGCAACGCCTGGAGTACAGCTGA
- a CDS encoding DMT family transporter: MSSHTRGVLLLILVTALWGSTFAVVKTLGEVLDPSVLIAWRFLIATVALAPALLLYRPAAQVVHNSFDGSSLAKDGFILGLWLIAGYGTQTIALQTTGANRAAFFTALSVILVPVWLTFAQRRPLPLTLWGALPLAVLGLGLLSWEGGALVVGDLWALGCAVTYAGFIVTLERLAHRHAALPFTMAQLITVTVVAWLWAAIAAPDALWPPREAWAPLLYLGIAATAVTTLLQTVGQRHVSAAEASLIYALEPVTATAFSYVLINERVGLRGALGGLLVVVATVLSQRAGNTPHAETPTPTAQADT; the protein is encoded by the coding sequence ATGTCTTCTCACACGCGCGGTGTCCTCCTGCTGATTCTGGTTACAGCCCTGTGGGGCAGCACCTTTGCGGTGGTCAAAACCCTGGGCGAGGTGCTTGACCCCAGCGTGCTGATCGCGTGGCGCTTTCTCATTGCAACGGTTGCTTTGGCCCCCGCTCTGCTGCTGTACCGTCCGGCGGCGCAGGTGGTCCACAACAGCTTTGACGGTTCCAGCCTTGCCAAAGACGGCTTCATCCTGGGCTTGTGGCTGATCGCCGGATACGGCACACAGACCATTGCGCTGCAAACCACCGGGGCAAATCGGGCAGCGTTTTTTACGGCCCTCAGCGTAATTCTGGTTCCGGTCTGGCTCACCTTTGCCCAGCGCCGCCCGTTGCCGCTGACACTGTGGGGGGCATTGCCGCTGGCGGTGCTGGGGCTGGGGCTCCTGTCTTGGGAAGGAGGAGCATTGGTGGTGGGCGACCTGTGGGCGCTGGGCTGCGCCGTCACCTACGCCGGATTTATCGTCACGTTAGAACGGCTGGCGCACCGGCACGCTGCCCTGCCGTTTACGATGGCCCAGTTGATCACTGTGACGGTGGTAGCGTGGCTGTGGGCCGCCATTGCCGCGCCCGACGCACTCTGGCCCCCAAGAGAGGCTTGGGCTCCCCTTCTGTATCTGGGCATCGCCGCCACCGCTGTGACGACCCTGCTGCAAACAGTGGGCCAACGCCACGTCAGTGCCGCTGAAGCCAGCCTGATTTATGCGCTGGAACCAGTGACTGCCACTGCGTTCAGTTATGTACTGATCAACGAACGTGTGGGACTACGCGGCGCACTCGGCGGGCTGCTGGTGGTGGTGGCAACGGTACTGAGCCAGCGGGCGGGCAACACTCCCCATGCCGAAACGCCGACGCCCACTGCACAGGCCGACACCTGA
- a CDS encoding bifunctional 2-polyprenyl-6-hydroxyphenol methylase/3-demethylubiquinol 3-O-methyltransferase UbiG — protein MSVILPALRRALAEAGRVTFSVPDPGLGLGLYVGEATNAGLHRPLNVWVDLADLLGAHLHTPEAVGAGRIRLTLQRYAPAPAPDAAGYGTAGEWARVNKLEDPVFLATFIEALRRVNPPVGGRVLALGVNAGHELDALALAFPDRTVEVLGIDLDQSALAAAHARHPSFSFRVLDVNTLPLPELGSFDLVLALSLLQSPGVVPHDLLRAIRRHHLTPTGGLILGFPNARYLDGHLSYGARMKNYARPDLSLLCTDVTQARRQLQKHGFKVFVTGKYEVLVTAIPAGIETPTGLEF, from the coding sequence ATGAGTGTAATCTTGCCTGCTCTGCGCCGCGCTTTGGCCGAAGCAGGCCGCGTGACCTTCAGCGTGCCCGACCCTGGGCTGGGGCTGGGCCTTTATGTAGGTGAAGCCACGAATGCAGGGCTGCACCGTCCACTGAACGTGTGGGTCGACTTGGCCGACCTGCTGGGCGCACACCTGCACACGCCCGAAGCTGTGGGCGCTGGGCGAATCCGGCTGACCTTGCAGCGGTACGCGCCTGCCCCGGCTCCAGATGCGGCGGGCTACGGCACAGCGGGCGAGTGGGCGCGGGTAAACAAGCTGGAAGACCCGGTGTTTCTGGCAACATTCATAGAAGCCCTGCGCCGCGTCAATCCGCCCGTTGGGGGCCGCGTGCTGGCGCTGGGCGTGAACGCAGGCCACGAGTTGGATGCCTTGGCGCTGGCCTTTCCCGACCGGACAGTTGAGGTCTTGGGCATAGACCTAGACCAGAGCGCCCTCGCTGCTGCCCACGCACGGCATCCAAGCTTCAGCTTCCGCGTGCTGGACGTGAATACGCTGCCTTTGCCCGAACTGGGAAGCTTTGATCTGGTGCTGGCCCTCAGCCTGCTGCAAAGCCCCGGCGTCGTGCCACACGATCTGCTGCGGGCCATTCGCCGCCACCACCTGACCCCCACGGGCGGCCTGATCTTAGGGTTTCCCAATGCCCGCTACCTGGACGGCCACCTCAGCTACGGCGCACGCATGAAAAACTACGCCCGCCCCGATCTGAGCCTGCTGTGTACCGATGTGACGCAGGCCCGCCGCCAATTGCAGAAGCACGGTTTCAAGGTCTTCGTGACTGGAAAATATGAAGTGCTGGTCACGGCGATCCCAGCGGGCATAGAGACGCCGACAGGGTTAGAGTTCTAA
- a CDS encoding GNAT family N-acetyltransferase, producing MTFTVAAKSAPLPELLALYASVGSTAYTRDPAALEWAVRQSGFVWTTREEGGPLLGLVRGVTDDVSILFVQDILVHPNAQRRGIVRALMSAVLERYAHVRQMALLTDDGPEQLAFYGALGFHNTRELVKTPTNAFYRTLNVDLT from the coding sequence ATGACCTTTACCGTTGCCGCGAAGTCCGCGCCTCTGCCTGAACTGTTGGCCCTCTACGCCTCAGTGGGTTCGACCGCCTACACCAGAGACCCAGCAGCCTTGGAATGGGCCGTCAGGCAATCGGGCTTCGTGTGGACAACGCGGGAGGAAGGCGGCCCCTTGCTTGGGCTGGTGCGCGGCGTCACCGATGACGTGAGCATCCTGTTTGTGCAGGACATTCTGGTGCACCCAAACGCACAGCGCCGGGGGATAGTCCGTGCCCTGATGAGCGCCGTATTGGAACGCTACGCCCATGTGCGCCAAATGGCTCTGCTGACCGATGACGGCCCGGAGCAACTGGCCTTTTACGGGGCCTTGGGTTTTCACAACACCCGTGAACTGGTCAAGACGCCCACCAACGCGTTTTACCGTACCCTCAACGTGGATCTGACCTAG
- the nrdR gene encoding transcriptional regulator NrdR, whose product MKCPYCSAPDSKVVNSRPSDDGASIRRRRECLSCARRFTTYERAQLEPLMVVKRSGPREAFNPDKLLRGLTLATEKRPVNPDVLRAFAYGFEDDVQIGEIPSTEIGRRAMTFLRPLDGVAYIRFASVYREFDSLERFIEEIQGLKDKEEGGGTG is encoded by the coding sequence ATGAAGTGTCCCTACTGCTCTGCGCCCGACAGTAAAGTCGTCAATTCTCGCCCCAGCGACGACGGGGCCAGCATTCGCCGCCGCCGCGAGTGTCTCAGCTGTGCCCGGCGCTTTACCACCTACGAACGCGCTCAGCTGGAGCCACTGATGGTGGTCAAGCGCAGCGGCCCCCGCGAGGCGTTTAACCCCGACAAGCTCTTGCGCGGCCTGACCCTCGCCACCGAAAAGCGCCCTGTGAACCCGGATGTGCTGCGGGCCTTTGCCTACGGCTTTGAAGACGATGTGCAAATCGGAGAGATCCCCAGCACCGAGATCGGGCGGCGGGCCATGACCTTCCTGCGCCCGCTGGACGGCGTGGCCTACATCCGGTTTGCCAGCGTGTACCGCGAATTCGACAGCCTGGAGAGGTTTATCGAAGAAATTCAGGGATTGAAAGATAAGGAAGAAGGCGGCGGGACGGGCTAG
- a CDS encoding SDR family NAD(P)-dependent oxidoreductase has translation MTRPTDLQAKPPHPLAGQVIAVTSADQGYGRAISGALAQAGASIVLIGGNSETLASAASTLEHAGGTAIPIKADVDVPLDWLSAQNRILDIFGSLHGIVHLADKRAHSNFTMLTEGEWMDLFNCNVKSSVAIAQILRRRLPGAWLTIIGPHLDDTGLQVHPQRGAIRGLVENAYTEDLRINMILPGRASSGEEALDRPVAESVMALATPALGHLRGNIIDVPLAPIPKLRVMEPQPF, from the coding sequence ATGACGCGCCCCACAGATTTGCAGGCCAAGCCGCCGCACCCGTTGGCCGGTCAGGTCATTGCGGTCACGAGCGCGGATCAGGGCTACGGGCGGGCTATCAGCGGGGCATTGGCTCAGGCAGGAGCCAGCATCGTCCTCATCGGCGGCAACAGCGAAACGCTGGCATCGGCGGCCAGCACGCTGGAACATGCGGGCGGCACGGCCATTCCCATCAAGGCCGACGTAGATGTGCCGCTGGATTGGCTCAGCGCCCAGAACCGCATTCTGGATATTTTCGGTTCGCTGCACGGCATTGTTCACCTAGCCGACAAACGCGCCCACAGCAACTTTACGATGCTGACCGAGGGCGAGTGGATGGATCTGTTCAACTGCAACGTAAAGAGCAGCGTGGCGATTGCCCAGATTTTGCGCCGCCGCCTGCCCGGAGCGTGGCTGACCATCATCGGGCCGCATCTGGATGACACGGGCCTGCAAGTCCATCCCCAGCGCGGCGCGATTCGGGGCCTCGTGGAGAATGCCTACACCGAGGATTTGCGGATCAATATGATCTTGCCGGGCCGCGCCAGTTCCGGGGAAGAAGCCCTAGACCGCCCGGTGGCCGAAAGCGTGATGGCGCTGGCGACGCCCGCTCTGGGCCATCTGCGCGGCAATATCATCGATGTACCGCTGGCTCCCATTCCCAAGCTGCGCGTCATGGAACCGCAGCCCTTCTGA
- a CDS encoding NUDIX domain-containing protein, which translates to MPEEAVKAAGQGAGRRRRRRRTPKAPDGGSGSANLQQSGQLRPGQVSNATAAPIPAVPNKRGQKRPLAEPRIGVGCIIMRGDEILLVRERGRWSLPKGGLEAGELIQEGARRETFEETGLIVELRDLAFIVEFQAQTWGHHLQFFYTGREVGGKLEPRDPDRDVQEARFIPIRQLREFIRFRPRLLALETWLRERRPRHFVFNLDKEPAMLRKRRRVGEGLPSGSQFDMTDDGDEVDL; encoded by the coding sequence ATGCCAGAAGAAGCAGTAAAAGCAGCAGGACAGGGCGCGGGCAGACGGCGCAGACGCAGACGTACCCCCAAAGCGCCCGACGGCGGCAGTGGCTCGGCCAACTTGCAACAGTCGGGGCAGTTGCGGCCCGGTCAGGTATCCAACGCCACCGCCGCGCCCATTCCCGCCGTGCCCAACAAACGCGGCCAAAAGCGCCCACTGGCCGAACCGCGAATTGGCGTGGGCTGCATCATCATGCGCGGCGACGAGATTTTGTTGGTGCGTGAGCGCGGGCGGTGGAGTTTACCCAAGGGCGGCCTGGAGGCGGGCGAACTGATTCAGGAAGGCGCACGCCGTGAAACCTTTGAGGAAACGGGCCTGATCGTGGAACTGCGCGATCTCGCCTTCATCGTGGAATTTCAGGCGCAAACGTGGGGCCACCACCTGCAATTTTTCTACACAGGCCGCGAGGTGGGCGGCAAGCTGGAGCCGCGTGACCCAGACCGCGACGTGCAGGAAGCCCGCTTTATTCCGATCCGGCAACTGCGCGAATTTATCCGCTTCCGGCCCCGCCTGCTGGCCCTGGAGACGTGGCTGCGCGAGCGTCGGCCCCGCCATTTCGTGTTCAATCTGGACAAAGAACCCGCCATGCTCCGGAAGCGGCGGCGCGTGGGTGAAGGCCTGCCCAGCGGCTCGCAATTTGACATGACGGACGACGGCGACGAAGTAGATTTGTAG
- a CDS encoding replicative DNA helicase has translation MMHGSSAWAFPVWGQPRLNGRGFSCTHPALPIPIVDPARATPLLPHCRGRVPLAAAQRRGHCMELTPRVPPHSNDAEISVLGSILLDNDTLAQLGDTVSPEMFYREGHRKIFAAMRMLQEKGEPVDLVTLSEHLRSKGALDDVGGLTYLIGLSDQVPTAAYAEHYARIVQEKHTLRMLISASGKAMQLAYDAQLPLEDLLDRAEKMIFEVAEQKKKGEAFQAMGEVVHNTFEYITLLHANKGIPDGVSSGFRDLDEQISGLQKGSLNVLAARPSMGKTAFALSIAQNVALRGEKSVAVFSLEMPAVQLALRMLCSEARVDMNRIRSGQLNERDFERLAHAAGRLAEAPMIIDDEPDLTLNGLRSKLRRISAQHGQLGLVVIDYLQLMSGGKSNGGSDNRQQEISTISRGLKGLARELEVPIMVLSQLSRAVEQRPNHRPMLSDLRECVTGDTLVMLADGRRLPIRELVGQTPEVLAMAEDGRIVAAASDLVWEVGERPVLEVLTRSGRRLRATAGHRVYRLGGWVTLGEVQLGDRVALARRVPEPAPTETATTPTVWPEDHAALLGQLIGDGSFLKGQPLRYTTASEENSELVRRVAESFGSTVSRHAGRGNWHQLVIAGNGNRWHAAGMGAWLKGLGIFGQRSQQKRIPAVLFTQPLPVVAALLRHLWATDGCIHVREKGGSSRVYFATCSEGLARDVAALLLRFDIVARVKSVVQTASPTLSLLWNVDVLGAEAQLAFLNGVGTFGPCVAPGEALWALLESQTANTNVDTLPKEAFARVKTLMAQQGVSQRAMAAARGTAYGGSSHFRFAPSRAVLLDYAAHLSDDTLREWAQSDLFWDEVISIMPAGSEVVYDLTVPGPASWLADGLISHNSGAIEQDADIVMFIYRDEYYNKETDQQGIAEIIIGKQRNGPVGTVKLQFHSAHVRFNDLAPEGV, from the coding sequence ATGATGCACGGCAGTTCCGCTTGGGCGTTCCCCGTATGGGGGCAGCCCCGGCTGAATGGGCGCGGTTTTTCCTGCACCCACCCCGCTTTACCCATCCCAATTGTTGACCCGGCACGCGCCACGCCGCTGCTTCCGCATTGTCGGGGCCGCGTTCCGTTGGCTGCTGCCCAAAGGAGAGGCCACTGCATGGAACTCACGCCACGTGTCCCGCCGCACAGCAATGACGCCGAAATTAGCGTGCTGGGCAGCATTCTGCTCGATAACGATACCTTGGCCCAACTGGGCGATACGGTGTCGCCCGAAATGTTTTACCGCGAAGGCCACCGCAAGATTTTTGCGGCCATGCGGATGCTGCAAGAAAAGGGCGAGCCTGTTGATCTGGTCACGCTGTCCGAGCATCTGCGAAGCAAGGGCGCGCTGGACGATGTGGGCGGCCTGACCTATTTAATTGGCCTGTCGGATCAGGTGCCGACTGCCGCCTACGCCGAGCATTACGCCCGGATCGTGCAGGAGAAACACACCCTGAGAATGCTGATCAGTGCGTCGGGAAAGGCCATGCAACTGGCCTACGACGCGCAACTGCCCCTGGAAGACCTGCTTGACCGCGCCGAAAAGATGATTTTCGAGGTGGCCGAGCAGAAGAAGAAGGGCGAGGCATTTCAGGCAATGGGCGAAGTGGTACACAACACCTTCGAATACATCACGTTGCTGCACGCCAATAAGGGCATTCCAGACGGCGTGAGCAGCGGCTTCCGCGACTTAGACGAGCAGATCAGCGGCTTGCAGAAGGGCAGTCTGAACGTGCTGGCAGCAAGGCCGAGCATGGGAAAAACTGCCTTCGCGCTCTCTATCGCCCAGAATGTGGCCCTACGTGGTGAGAAATCGGTGGCTGTATTCAGTCTGGAAATGCCTGCCGTACAGCTGGCCCTGCGAATGCTGTGCAGTGAGGCACGGGTAGACATGAACCGCATCCGCAGCGGGCAACTGAACGAGCGCGACTTTGAGCGCCTGGCCCACGCCGCAGGGCGACTCGCGGAAGCGCCGATGATCATCGACGATGAACCCGATTTGACCCTCAACGGCCTGAGAAGCAAGTTGCGCCGGATTTCTGCACAGCACGGACAGTTGGGGCTGGTCGTCATCGATTACCTGCAACTCATGTCGGGCGGCAAAAGCAACGGCGGCAGCGACAACAGACAGCAGGAAATCAGCACGATTTCGCGTGGCCTGAAGGGATTGGCCCGTGAACTGGAAGTACCGATCATGGTACTCAGTCAGCTCAGCCGCGCTGTAGAGCAGAGGCCCAACCATAGGCCGATGCTGTCTGACTTGCGCGAATGCGTCACGGGTGACACGCTGGTCATGCTGGCCGATGGCCGCCGCCTGCCTATTCGGGAACTGGTGGGCCAGACGCCGGAAGTCCTGGCGATGGCCGAAGATGGCCGGATCGTGGCGGCGGCCAGCGATCTGGTGTGGGAAGTAGGGGAACGTCCGGTGCTGGAAGTGCTGACCCGCAGTGGGCGGCGTTTGCGGGCCACCGCAGGCCACCGGGTCTACCGTTTGGGCGGCTGGGTCACGCTGGGCGAAGTGCAGCTCGGAGACCGGGTGGCTTTGGCGCGGCGCGTGCCCGAACCCGCCCCCACTGAAACAGCTACCACCCCAACAGTGTGGCCCGAAGACCATGCGGCCTTACTAGGCCAACTGATTGGAGACGGCAGTTTTCTGAAGGGTCAGCCCCTGCGCTACACCACCGCTTCAGAAGAGAACAGCGAACTGGTGCGCCGCGTGGCCGAAAGCTTCGGCTCCACCGTCTCTCGGCACGCGGGCCGGGGCAACTGGCATCAACTCGTAATCGCGGGTAACGGCAACCGCTGGCACGCGGCGGGCATGGGGGCGTGGCTCAAGGGCTTGGGCATCTTCGGTCAGCGTTCGCAGCAAAAACGCATTCCAGCCGTTCTGTTCACCCAACCGCTTCCCGTAGTGGCGGCCTTGCTGCGCCATCTGTGGGCCACCGACGGCTGCATTCATGTGCGTGAAAAGGGCGGAAGCAGCCGGGTGTATTTCGCCACCTGTAGCGAGGGCTTGGCGCGAGATGTGGCTGCCCTGCTGCTACGCTTCGACATTGTGGCCCGCGTCAAATCGGTGGTTCAAACGGCTTCCCCCACCTTGTCTCTGCTCTGGAATGTGGATGTCTTGGGGGCAGAAGCACAGCTGGCCTTCCTGAACGGCGTGGGAACATTCGGGCCGTGTGTGGCACCGGGCGAGGCGCTGTGGGCGCTGCTGGAATCTCAAACGGCTAATACTAACGTCGATACCCTGCCGAAGGAAGCCTTTGCACGCGTCAAAACATTGATGGCCCAGCAGGGCGTGTCTCAGCGGGCGATGGCAGCGGCGCGGGGTACGGCTTACGGCGGTTCATCTCACTTCCGCTTCGCGCCGTCGCGGGCCGTATTACTCGATTACGCCGCCCACCTTTCGGATGACACACTGCGCGAATGGGCGCAGAGTGACCTGTTTTGGGATGAAGTCATCAGCATCATGCCAGCGGGGAGCGAAGTGGTCTACGACCTGACCGTGCCCGGCCCCGCCTCCTGGTTGGCCGACGGCCTGATCAGTCATAATTCCGGGGCCATTGAGCAAGACGCCGACATCGTGATGTTCATTTACCGCGACGAGTATTACAACAAAGAGACGGATCAACAAGGCATTGCCGAAATTATTATTGGCAAGCAGCGCAACGGGCCAGTGGGAACGGTCAAGTTGCAGTTTCATAGCGCACATGTCCGGTTTAATGACCTTGCGCCGGAGGGTGTGTAA